A window from Symbiopectobacterium purcellii encodes these proteins:
- the lpcA gene encoding D-sedoheptulose 7-phosphate isomerase, which translates to MYQDLIRSELKEAAATLDAFLSDDANIQSIQNAAVLLADAFKAGGKVISCGNGGSHCDAMHFAEELTGRYRENRPGYPAIAISDPSHLSCVSNDFGYDFVFSRYVESLGREGDVLLGISTSGNSGNIIKAIDAARAKGMKVITLTGKDGGKMADTADVEISVPHFGYADRIQEVHIKAIHILIQLVEKEMAKGQ; encoded by the coding sequence ATGTATCAGGACTTAATCCGTAGTGAACTGAAAGAGGCTGCGGCTACGCTGGACGCTTTTCTGAGTGACGACGCGAACATTCAGTCGATCCAGAATGCGGCAGTGCTGCTGGCTGATGCGTTCAAGGCGGGTGGCAAAGTGATTTCCTGCGGCAATGGCGGTTCACACTGCGATGCGATGCATTTTGCCGAAGAATTGACCGGTCGTTATCGTGAGAATCGTCCTGGTTACCCGGCGATTGCTATCTCCGATCCCAGCCATCTCTCCTGCGTGAGCAATGATTTTGGCTACGATTTCGTGTTTTCTCGCTACGTAGAATCGCTGGGGCGTGAAGGGGATGTGCTGCTCGGGATTTCCACTTCGGGCAATTCCGGTAATATCATCAAGGCCATTGATGCCGCGCGCGCCAAAGGGATGAAGGTCATCACCCTGACCGGCAAAGACGGCGGTAAAATGGCGGACACGGCGGATGTTGAAATTAGTGTACCGCACTTCGGTTACGCTGACCGTATTCAGGAAGTGCACATCAAAGCGATTCATATCCTGATCCAGTTAGTTGAAAAAGAAATGGCAAAAGGGCAGTAA
- a CDS encoding class II glutamine amidotransferase, which translates to MCELLGMSANVPTDICFSFTGLIQRGGGTGPHKDGWGITFYEGNGCRTFKDPLPSFNSPIARLVQEYPIKSCAVVSHIRQANRGAVTLENTHPFTRELWGRNWTFAHNGQLKGYRGLKTGHFRPVGQTDSEYAFCWLLNQLAQRYPRSPTRWPAVLRFIASQADVLRSKGVFNMLLSDGRFVMGYCSTKLYWITRRAPFGKATLLDQDVEIDFQQQTTPNDVVTVLATQPLTGNETWHQIMPGEFVLFCLGERIA; encoded by the coding sequence ATGTGTGAACTGCTTGGGATGAGCGCAAACGTTCCGACGGATATCTGTTTTAGCTTTACCGGGCTTATACAGCGCGGCGGCGGCACCGGGCCACACAAAGATGGCTGGGGCATTACCTTCTATGAAGGCAATGGTTGTCGCACGTTCAAAGATCCGTTGCCGAGTTTCAACTCTCCTATCGCCCGCTTGGTGCAGGAGTATCCGATTAAATCCTGCGCCGTGGTGTCGCACATTCGTCAGGCGAATCGCGGCGCGGTCACGCTGGAAAATACCCACCCGTTTACTCGCGAGCTGTGGGGGCGTAACTGGACGTTCGCCCATAACGGTCAGTTGAAGGGGTATCGCGGTTTGAAAACCGGCCATTTCCGCCCCGTGGGACAAACGGACAGCGAGTACGCCTTCTGCTGGTTGCTCAATCAGTTGGCGCAGCGTTATCCACGCTCGCCTACCCGTTGGCCTGCGGTGTTGCGTTTTATCGCATCGCAAGCTGACGTGCTGAGAAGTAAAGGCGTGTTCAACATGCTGCTTTCTGACGGACGCTTTGTGATGGGGTACTGCTCCACCAAGCTGTACTGGATCACGCGGCGTGCGCCCTTTGGCAAGGCCACGTTATTGGATCAGGATGTGGAAATCGATTTTCAGCAGCAAACGACACCCAACGATGTGGTGACCGTGCTGGCGACGCAGCCGCTGACGGGGAATGAAACCTGGCATCAAATTATGCCAGGTGAGTTCGTGCTATTTTGTTTGGGTGAACGCATAGCGTGA
- the dpaA gene encoding peptidoglycan meso-diaminopimelic acid protein amidase → MQKIALSIAMLFFLPSVVVTSVASEPAPIAKELKQQLLGSPIYIQIFKEERILELYAKVGNEYRLLDHYPICKYSGGLGPKRVEGDLKSPEGFYQVDLRQLKPDSHYYKAINIGFPNEYDRAQGYSGRYLMIHGECVSVGCYAMTNNYIDEIYRYAEAALRNGQTKIDLAIYPFRMTETNMQRHRNSTYNSFWRQLQPGYAYFNQNYQPPLITVNNGQYVVNPSVISSEKPSRYAFTQTK, encoded by the coding sequence ATGCAAAAAATCGCGCTGTCTATTGCGATGTTGTTTTTTTTGCCATCCGTCGTTGTTACCAGTGTCGCCAGTGAACCGGCTCCCATAGCAAAAGAATTAAAACAACAATTATTAGGTTCGCCGATCTATATTCAGATCTTCAAAGAAGAGCGGATACTGGAACTGTACGCCAAGGTAGGAAATGAATATCGCCTGCTGGACCACTACCCCATCTGCAAATATTCCGGCGGATTAGGGCCCAAGCGTGTCGAGGGCGATCTGAAAAGCCCGGAAGGCTTCTATCAGGTTGATCTGCGGCAGTTAAAACCCGATAGCCACTACTACAAAGCGATCAACATTGGTTTTCCTAATGAATACGACCGGGCGCAGGGCTATTCTGGTCGCTATTTGATGATTCACGGTGAATGCGTCTCTGTTGGCTGTTATGCCATGACCAACAACTATATCGACGAAATTTACCGTTATGCCGAAGCAGCGTTGCGTAATGGGCAAACCAAAATTGATTTGGCGATATATCCTTTCCGTATGACGGAAACCAACATGCAGCGCCACCGTAATTCCACGTATAACAGTTTCTGGCGTCAACTTCAGCCGGGCTATGCGTATTTCAACCAGAATTATCAGCCACCGTTAATCACAGTAAATAACGGACAGTATGTGGTTAACCCATCCGTTATCAGCAGTGAAAAACCATCACGCTATGCGTTCACCCAAACAAAATAG
- a CDS encoding helix-turn-helix transcriptional regulator, with product MSNGSLSGPKALGAFLRAQREMLAPEKVGLPAAGRRCTSGLRREELAQLSRISTTRYTWIEQGREVSVSPAALSRLAQALQLAPAAREYLFNLANVKDPDKQSEALPLGTQVTAALRYMDCPAYLLDGMWNVLDWNGQAQGLFRGWLGEDPQPNLLRFMFVHPLAKQLVVDWPERARRVVAEFRAESSHYSHERMRELIMQLCRDSREFERWWTQQAVMAREGGERRFHHATTGQAIAYQQQTFHPALHQEFKLVMLIPAESGDGPIAR from the coding sequence ATGAGTAATGGCTCACTGAGTGGTCCAAAGGCGTTGGGCGCTTTTTTGCGTGCACAGCGTGAAATGCTTGCGCCGGAGAAAGTCGGGCTACCCGCAGCGGGGCGGCGATGTACCAGCGGTTTGCGCCGTGAAGAGTTAGCGCAGCTGAGCCGCATCAGCACCACCAGGTACACCTGGATAGAACAGGGGCGTGAGGTCTCCGTCTCTCCTGCCGCGCTGTCACGGTTGGCACAAGCGCTACAGCTTGCACCCGCCGCACGCGAGTATTTGTTTAACCTGGCAAATGTTAAAGATCCGGACAAACAATCTGAGGCTTTGCCTTTGGGCACACAGGTGACGGCGGCGTTACGGTATATGGATTGTCCGGCTTATCTGCTGGATGGCATGTGGAATGTGCTGGATTGGAACGGGCAGGCACAGGGACTGTTTCGTGGCTGGTTAGGTGAGGATCCGCAACCTAACCTGCTGCGTTTCATGTTTGTTCATCCGCTGGCAAAGCAGCTGGTGGTGGACTGGCCCGAGCGTGCTCGCCGTGTGGTGGCGGAATTTCGTGCCGAATCGAGCCATTATTCCCATGAGCGGATGCGTGAATTAATTATGCAATTGTGTCGTGATAGCCGTGAGTTCGAACGCTGGTGGACGCAACAAGCGGTGATGGCGCGTGAAGGTGGCGAGCGGCGCTTTCACCACGCCACCACAGGCCAGGCGATCGCTTATCAGCAGCAGACTTTTCATCCGGCATTGCACCAGGAATTCAAACTGGTGATGTTGATTCCTGCTGAAAGTGGCGATGGGCCCATAGCGCGTTAA
- a CDS encoding class I SAM-dependent methyltransferase, whose translation MKTTPNHHQHVVEQFGAQAQHYLNSAVHAQGKDLTWLAQRLAAFPDAHIIDVGCGAGHASFVAAQHVARVTAYDLSTEMLSVVAQAAQQKGLNNIHTQQGPAESLPFANASADVIISRYSAHHWHDVGRALREIQRVLKPGGTVILMDVVSPGHPVLDIYLQTVEMLRDTSHVRNYAPGEWMTLLTESGFAIRQLQADKLPLEFSSWIAPMRTPPHFSTAILALQKTLSAEVIDYFAIQADGSFSTDIMTIEAQRA comes from the coding sequence ATGAAAACTACACCGAATCACCATCAGCACGTCGTTGAACAATTTGGCGCACAGGCGCAACACTATTTAAACAGCGCGGTACACGCACAAGGCAAAGATCTCACCTGGCTGGCACAGCGCCTTGCCGCGTTTCCCGATGCCCACATCATCGATGTGGGGTGTGGCGCAGGCCATGCCAGCTTTGTTGCCGCGCAGCACGTCGCCCGCGTAACGGCTTACGATCTCTCAACGGAGATGCTGAGCGTCGTGGCGCAGGCGGCCCAGCAGAAGGGGCTGAACAACATCCACACCCAACAGGGTCCTGCGGAGTCTCTGCCCTTTGCCAACGCCAGCGCCGATGTGATCATTAGCCGCTATTCGGCACATCACTGGCACGACGTCGGGCGGGCCTTACGTGAAATCCAACGCGTGTTGAAGCCGGGAGGCACGGTGATTCTGATGGATGTGGTTTCGCCAGGCCATCCGGTGCTGGATATCTACCTGCAAACGGTGGAAATGCTACGTGACACCTCACATGTGCGTAACTACGCGCCGGGTGAGTGGATGACGTTGCTGACCGAGTCCGGTTTTGCCATACGTCAGCTTCAGGCAGACAAGCTGCCGCTGGAGTTCAGCAGTTGGATTGCGCCTATGCGTACACCGCCACATTTCTCCACCGCCATTCTGGCGCTGCAAAAAACCTTGTCCGCCGAGGTCATCGACTATTTTGCGATTCAAGCCGATGGCTCATTCAGCACGGATATCATGACCATTGAAGCGCAACGCGCATAA